DNA sequence from the Methylomonas albis genome:
TCCGACCTAGTCAAACCGAGACCAGCAGTGGTGGATTTTTGGATGCTAAACGAGTGGGTAAGTCTGAGCGCTGTGCAACTTGCCATCAAGAAATTGCCGTGCAATGGAAGGCATCGATTCATGCTCAGGCGGCTTCCGACAAAACCTATCAGACCAATATCAAATTGTTGTCGGAAAAAAAGAGCATGGAAGCAACACGATACTGTGAGGGCTGTCATGCGCCGGCGGCGTTATTAAGTGGTCAACTGACTAAAGGCGGAAAGCTCGACACGCCTGGACATCTACAAGAAGGCGTAAGCTGCATGGCCTGTCACGGTATAGAGCGAGTCGAACATTTGAAAGGGGTCGCAAGTTATCGTTTCATGCCACCAAAACCCTATCTGTTTGACGGTTCGGAACAGGTATTGCCGACATTCATCCATAATCTGCTGATACGGATAAAGCCGGAACAGCACAAGGCAGACCTCGCGCGTAATGTCCTGTCAACCCCGGAAATGTGCGCGACTTGCCATGCGCAATTCATGGATAAAGACTTCAATAACTGGGGTTGGGTGAAAATGCAGGATGACTACATGGCCTGGCTTAATGGACCTTATTCGGGGCAAACGCGTCAGACCTTTGCCCATGCCGAGCAGCGGCGCTGTCAGGATTGTCATTTTCCGCTGCAGCCGGGTAAAGATCCATCCGCAAGTCAATCTGGGTTGATTAAAACGCACTTTAACGTTGGTGCCAATACGGCCATTCCCTGGGTGACTCAAAATCTTGCGCAATTGGAGCGCACCAGACAGTTTTTGGTGGCGGATCAAGTCCGCATCAGTATCGATAAGCCCAATCGTCCGGATGCGACTGAAAGTGCAAAGCATCTTGATCCAAAATTGATCGAATCGACGGAGTCCCCTGCTTATTACTATTTGGGGGAAAACGTGCCCCTTAAAGTTGCGGTTACCAATGCCCAGGTCGGGCATGCTTTTCCCGGAGGTACTACCGATATCAACGAGGCGTGGATTCATGTTTTGGTTACCG
Encoded proteins:
- a CDS encoding cytochrome c family protein; the encoded protein is MTVQNSAMITERRFAIPLAALTLFLVVSGYFSWFWQDFSIVEQWVYLVHTLLGVVISALLLPYVISHFQRTIGLRRSWIAFSGILLALAFLGLAATGIDVVIEGQTEAQHWVFQSHIWLAAIVLTLSAIHVVFHVISLPERRKKNEPSRFPSLSSGLLKSTTQVFLGGFLLVLVAIALYQIRDNPYKDAPAVEPYIYAYGEHPFRPSQTETSSGGFLDAKRVGKSERCATCHQEIAVQWKASIHAQAASDKTYQTNIKLLSEKKSMEATRYCEGCHAPAALLSGQLTKGGKLDTPGHLQEGVSCMACHGIERVEHLKGVASYRFMPPKPYLFDGSEQVLPTFIHNLLIRIKPEQHKADLARNVLSTPEMCATCHAQFMDKDFNNWGWVKMQDDYMAWLNGPYSGQTRQTFAHAEQRRCQDCHFPLQPGKDPSASQSGLIKTHFNVGANTAIPWVTQNLAQLERTRQFLVADQVRISIDKPNRPDATESAKHLDPKLIESTESPAYYYLGENVPLKVAVTNAQVGHAFPGGTTDINEAWIHVLVTDGQGQKIYESGYLDQNNNVEEGAYFYRSVAIDRAGNAVWRHDLFNMVGDSFKRTIPPGGSDVSLFSFKVPDDAKGPLTITAGLKYRKLNNRYARWALKDEKIELPIIEMASTSLVLPIKIRPEVETGGL